A section of the Pseudomonas fluorescens genome encodes:
- a CDS encoding cell division protein ZapA has translation MNEGIKVVSILGEDYSIKAPDGEDNTLLKAVTLLKASLATTKQKYPTLIGDKLLVLAALNLCAEQIDMQQRHQQELDRYQEQVSATVDVISKAIGQP, from the coding sequence ATGAATGAAGGGATAAAGGTCGTTTCGATTCTCGGTGAGGATTACTCGATCAAGGCACCGGATGGCGAAGACAACACCCTGCTCAAAGCCGTGACCCTGCTCAAGGCGTCCCTGGCCACCACCAAGCAGAAGTACCCGACCTTGATCGGTGACAAGCTGCTGGTGCTGGCGGCGCTGAACCTGTGCGCCGAGCAGATCGACATGCAACAGCGTCACCAGCAGGAACTCGACCGTTACCAAGAGCAAGTCAGCGCCACGGTCGACGTGATTTCCAAGGCCATCGGCCAACCTTGA
- a CDS encoding methyl-accepting chemotaxis protein, with translation MNKMQEKLRDTLQRISGSATQLASAAEELNAVTDESARGLTQQNNEIEQAATAVNEMTSAVEEVARNAVSTSEASKNATASAGDGRDLVQETVSAIERMSADVQGTATLIGNLAEESRDIGKVLDVIRGLADQTNLLALNAAIEAARAGEAGRGFAVVADEVRALAHRTQQSTSEIERMIGSIQAGTEQAVDSMRNSTERAESTLNIAKGAGMSLDTINSAVIEINERNLVIASAAEEQAQVAREVDRNLVNIRDLSVQSATGASQTSAASSELSRLAVDLNGMVGRFRL, from the coding sequence ATGAACAAAATGCAGGAGAAGTTGCGCGACACCCTGCAGCGCATTTCCGGCTCCGCCACCCAACTGGCCTCGGCGGCCGAAGAGTTGAATGCCGTCACCGACGAAAGCGCCCGTGGCCTGACCCAGCAGAACAACGAGATCGAGCAGGCGGCCACCGCCGTCAACGAGATGACCAGTGCCGTCGAAGAAGTCGCGCGCAATGCGGTCAGCACCTCCGAAGCCTCGAAAAACGCCACGGCCTCGGCGGGCGATGGCCGCGACCTGGTGCAGGAAACCGTCAGCGCCATCGAACGCATGAGCGCCGATGTGCAGGGCACCGCTACCCTGATCGGCAACCTGGCCGAAGAGTCGCGGGATATCGGCAAGGTGCTGGACGTGATTCGCGGCCTGGCCGACCAGACCAACCTGCTGGCACTGAACGCCGCCATCGAAGCCGCGCGCGCCGGGGAAGCCGGGCGCGGGTTTGCCGTGGTGGCCGATGAAGTGCGGGCCCTGGCCCATCGCACCCAGCAGTCGACCAGTGAAATCGAGCGGATGATCGGCAGTATCCAGGCCGGCACCGAACAGGCCGTGGACTCGATGCGCAACAGCACCGAGCGCGCCGAGTCGACACTCAATATCGCCAAAGGCGCCGGGATGTCCCTGGATACCATCAACAGCGCAGTTATCGAGATCAACGAGCGCAACCTGGTGATCGCCAGCGCCGCAGAAGAACAGGCGCAAGTAGCTCGGGAAGTGGACCGCAACCTGGTGAACATCCGCGACTTGTCGGTGCAATCGGCCACGGGTGCCAGCCAGACCAGCGCGGCCAGCAGCGAGTTGTCGCGCCTGGCGGTGGACTTGAATGGGATGGTGGGCAGGTTCCGCCTCTAA
- a CDS encoding 23S rRNA (adenine(2030)-N(6))-methyltransferase RlmJ, producing MNYRHAFHAGNHADVFKHLTLTRLIALMSRKEQPFAYLDTHAGIGLYDLQGDQANRTGEYLEGIARLWGEADLPALTADYMQVLHEMNPDGQLRYYPGSPELARRLTRPQDRVLLNEKHPQDGVLLKDNMKGDRRVKVHLGEGWHVPRALLPVPEKRALMLIDPPFEKLDEMQRCAASLKEAVGRMRQTVAAIWYPVKDQRMLRRFYQDLAGTGAPKLLRVELLVHPLDTPNTLTGSGLAIANPPWGLEEELRELLPWLSRKLGQTQGGWQMDWLIAE from the coding sequence ATGAATTATCGTCACGCCTTTCACGCCGGCAACCACGCCGATGTCTTCAAACACTTGACCTTGACCCGCCTCATCGCCCTGATGTCGCGCAAGGAGCAGCCGTTTGCCTATCTCGACACCCACGCCGGGATCGGTCTGTACGACCTGCAAGGCGACCAGGCCAACCGCACCGGTGAGTACCTGGAAGGCATTGCCCGTTTGTGGGGCGAGGCGGACCTGCCGGCGCTGACCGCTGACTACATGCAGGTGCTGCACGAGATGAACCCGGATGGCCAGTTGCGCTATTACCCAGGCTCGCCGGAGCTGGCGCGGCGCCTGACCCGGCCCCAGGACCGTGTGTTGCTCAACGAAAAACACCCGCAAGACGGCGTGCTGCTCAAGGACAACATGAAGGGCGACCGCCGCGTGAAGGTGCATCTGGGAGAAGGCTGGCATGTGCCGCGGGCCTTGCTGCCCGTGCCGGAAAAGCGCGCCTTGATGCTGATCGACCCGCCGTTCGAGAAACTCGACGAGATGCAGCGTTGCGCCGCCTCCCTCAAGGAAGCGGTGGGCCGCATGCGCCAGACGGTCGCGGCGATCTGGTATCCGGTGAAGGACCAGCGCATGTTGCGCCGTTTCTACCAGGACCTGGCGGGCACCGGCGCACCGAAGCTGTTGCGGGTGGAGTTGCTGGTGCACCCGCTGGACACCCCCAACACCCTGACCGGCTCGGGCCTGGCGATTGCCAACCCGCCGTGGGGGCTGGAGGAAGAGTTGCGTGAGCTGCTGCCGTGGTTGTCGAGGAAACTGGGGCAGACCCAGGGTGGCTGGCAGATGGATTGGCTGATCGCCGAATAA
- a CDS encoding acyl-CoA dehydrogenase, producing MSETLLSSRNLAFELYEVLDAEGLTQRERFAEHNRETFDAAIGTARSIAEKYFAPHNRKGDENEPRYEDGQAILIPEVKPAVDAFLEAGFLNAARSFEAGGMQLPTLLSQACFAHFQSANAASTSYPFLTMGAANLIESFGTEEQKQRFLQPMIEGRFFGTMALTEPHAGSSLSDIRTRAEPAADGTYRLKGNKIFISGGDHPLSENIVHMVLAKLPDAPAGVKGISLFIVPKFLVNDDGSLGRRNDVLLAGLFHKMGWRGTTSTALNFGDNGECVGYLVGKPHQGLACMFQMMNEARIGVGMGAVMLGYAGYLYSLEYARERPQGRLPDSKDPNTAPVSIIQHADIKRMLLTQKAYVEGAFDLGLYAARLFDDTTTLDSETGRRQAHELLDLLTPIVKSWPSQFCLKANELAIQILGGHGYTREYPVEQYYRDNRLNPIHEGTHGIQSLDLLGRKLAQNGGAGLKQLIRLIAETGARAQEHPSLTALREPLEHLVARLQSVTLGLLTDLAQGKVNSSLANSALYLKVFGHTVIGWRWLEQAIRAEEGLARGNATDTAFYKGKLQAARYFLTWEVPGCHHALSILETRDDTCLAMQDEWF from the coding sequence ATGTCCGAGACGCTCCTCAGTTCCCGCAATCTGGCTTTCGAGCTGTATGAAGTCCTCGATGCCGAGGGCCTGACCCAGCGCGAGCGGTTTGCCGAACACAATCGCGAAACTTTCGATGCCGCCATCGGCACTGCGCGCAGCATTGCCGAGAAGTACTTCGCCCCGCACAACCGCAAGGGCGACGAGAACGAACCGCGCTACGAAGACGGCCAGGCGATCCTGATCCCGGAAGTAAAACCTGCCGTGGACGCGTTCCTCGAAGCAGGCTTTCTCAATGCCGCCCGCAGTTTCGAAGCCGGCGGCATGCAACTGCCGACGCTGCTGTCCCAGGCCTGTTTTGCGCACTTTCAGTCAGCCAATGCGGCGTCCACCTCGTACCCGTTCCTGACCATGGGGGCGGCCAATCTGATCGAGAGTTTTGGCACCGAGGAGCAGAAGCAGCGTTTCCTGCAACCGATGATCGAAGGCCGGTTCTTCGGCACCATGGCCTTGACCGAACCCCATGCCGGCTCATCGCTATCGGATATCCGCACCCGCGCCGAACCGGCGGCGGACGGTACCTACCGGCTCAAGGGCAACAAGATTTTTATCTCCGGTGGCGACCACCCGCTGTCGGAAAATATCGTGCATATGGTCCTGGCCAAACTGCCAGACGCGCCCGCTGGGGTGAAGGGTATTTCGCTGTTTATCGTGCCCAAGTTCCTGGTCAACGATGACGGCAGCCTGGGCCGGCGCAATGATGTGCTGCTGGCCGGGCTATTCCACAAGATGGGCTGGCGCGGCACCACCTCCACCGCGCTGAATTTCGGCGATAACGGCGAGTGTGTTGGCTATCTGGTGGGCAAGCCGCACCAGGGCCTGGCCTGCATGTTCCAAATGATGAACGAGGCGCGGATTGGGGTCGGCATGGGCGCGGTGATGCTGGGCTACGCCGGTTACCTGTATTCCCTGGAATACGCCCGGGAACGCCCGCAAGGCCGCCTGCCCGACAGCAAGGACCCGAACACCGCACCGGTGTCGATCATCCAGCACGCCGATATCAAGCGCATGCTGCTCACACAAAAAGCCTATGTAGAAGGCGCCTTCGACTTGGGCCTGTATGCCGCGCGGCTGTTCGATGACACCACCACCCTGGACAGCGAAACCGGGCGCAGACAGGCCCATGAATTGCTCGACCTGCTGACCCCGATCGTCAAGTCCTGGCCCTCGCAGTTCTGCCTGAAGGCCAACGAACTGGCGATCCAGATTCTCGGCGGCCACGGCTACACCCGCGAGTACCCGGTGGAGCAGTACTATCGCGACAACCGTCTGAACCCGATCCATGAAGGCACCCATGGCATCCAGTCCCTGGACCTGCTGGGGCGCAAGCTCGCGCAAAATGGCGGCGCGGGCTTGAAGCAACTGATCCGCCTGATCGCCGAGACCGGCGCACGGGCCCAGGAGCATCCGTCACTCACGGCATTGCGCGAGCCGCTGGAACACCTGGTGGCACGCCTGCAAAGCGTGACCCTGGGACTGTTGACGGATCTCGCCCAAGGCAAGGTCAACAGCAGCCTGGCGAACTCGGCGCTGTACCTGAAAGTGTTTGGGCATACGGTGATTGGCTGGCGCTGGCTGGAGCAGGCAATTCGCGCCGAAGAAGGCTTGGCCAGGGGCAATGCGACGGATACGGCCTTCTATAAAGGCAAGCTGCAAGCGGCCCGGTACTTCCTGACCTGGGAAGTGCCGGGCTGCCATCATGCATTGTCGATCCTGGAAACACGGGACGATACGTGCCTGGCCATGCAGGATGAATGGTTCTGA
- the putA gene encoding trifunctional transcriptional regulator/proline dehydrogenase/L-glutamate gamma-semialdehyde dehydrogenase — translation MATTTLGVKLDDPTRERLKAAATSIDRTPHWLIKQAIFNYLEKLEGGATLTELNGSGLKDADDAGEVQNDHAHQCFLEFAESILPQSVLRASITAAYRRPEPEVVPMLIEQARLPAQMAEATNKLAASIAEKLRNQKSAGGRAGIVQGLLQEFSLSSQEGVALMCLAEALLRIPDKGTRDALIRDKISTGNWQPHLGNSPSLFVNAATWGLLLTGKLVATHNEAGLTSSLSRIIGKSGEPMIRKGVDMAMRLMGEQFVTGETIAEALANASKFEAKGFRYSYDMLGEAALTEHDAQKYLASYEQAIHSIGKASHGRGIYEGPGISIKLSALHPRYSRAQYERVMDELYPRLLSLTLLAKQYDIGLNIDAEEADRLELSLDLLERLCFEPQLTGWNGIGFVIQAYQKRCPYVIDYVIDLARRSRHRLMIRLVKGAYWDSEIKRAQVEGLEGYPVYTRKVYTDVSYIACARKLLSVPEVIYPQFATHNAHTLSAIYHIAGQNYYPGQYEFQCLHGMGEPLYEQVVGKVSEGKLNRPCRVYAPVGTHETLLAYLVRRLLENGANTSFVNRIADQSISIQELVADPVASIEQMATLEGGFGLPHPRIPLPRDLYGSERANSAGIDLANEHRLASLSCALLATAHNNWKAAPMLGCASSNEAATPVLNPSDLRDVVGHVQEATVEDVDNAIQCALNAAPIWQATPPAERAAILERAADLMEGEIQPLMGLLAREAGKTFANAIAEVREAVDFLRYYAVQARNDFTNDAHRPLGPVVCISPWNFPLAIFSGQVAAALAAGNPVLAKPAEQTPLVAAQAVRLLLEAGIPQGVLQLLPGQGESVGARLVGDDRVKGVMFTGSTEVARLLQRNVAGRLDAQGRPIPLIAETGGQNAMIVDSSALTEQVVIDVVSSAFDSAGQRCSALRVLCLQEDSADRVIEMLKGAMAECRLGNPERLSVDIGPVIDAEAKAGIEKHIQAMRDKGRTVYQVAIADSEEIKRGTFVMPTLIELESFDELQREIFGPVLHVVRYKRKEIDQLIGQINASGYGLTLGVHTRIDETIAKVIDNVHAGNVYVNRNIVGAVVGVQPFGGEGLSGTGPKAGGPLYLYRLLSTRPTDAIEQSFVRGDALAAPDVRLREAMSQPLTALKTWADSNKFSDLSVLCSQFAAQSQSGITRLLAGPTGERNSYAILPREHVLCLAEVEGDLLAQLAAVLAVGSSAVWPESDLTKALFPRLPKEVQAKIQRVADWTKDEVIFDAVLHHGDSDQLRGVCQQVAQRSGAIVGVNGLSSGETNIALERLVIERALSVNTAAAGGNASLMTIG, via the coding sequence ATGGCTACGACCACCCTTGGGGTCAAACTCGATGACCCGACCCGCGAACGCCTGAAGGCCGCCGCGACCTCCATTGATCGCACGCCGCACTGGCTGATCAAGCAGGCAATTTTCAATTACCTGGAGAAACTGGAGGGTGGTGCAACCCTGACCGAACTCAATGGCTCTGGCCTCAAGGACGCAGACGATGCCGGCGAGGTGCAAAACGACCACGCCCACCAGTGCTTCCTCGAATTTGCCGAAAGCATCCTGCCGCAATCGGTGCTGCGCGCCTCGATCACCGCCGCTTACCGCCGCCCCGAGCCGGAAGTGGTGCCCATGCTGATCGAGCAGGCGCGCCTGCCGGCCCAAATGGCCGAAGCCACCAACAAGCTGGCCGCCTCGATTGCCGAAAAACTGCGCAATCAGAAGAGTGCCGGTGGCCGTGCCGGTATCGTCCAGGGCCTGCTGCAGGAGTTTTCCCTGTCGTCCCAGGAAGGCGTGGCGCTGATGTGCCTGGCCGAAGCCCTGCTGCGTATCCCCGACAAGGGCACCCGTGACGCACTGATTCGCGACAAGATCAGCACCGGCAACTGGCAGCCGCACCTGGGCAACAGCCCGTCGCTGTTCGTCAACGCCGCCACCTGGGGCCTGCTGCTGACCGGCAAACTGGTCGCCACCCATAACGAGGCCGGCCTGACCTCGTCCCTGAGCCGCATCATCGGCAAGAGCGGCGAGCCGATGATCCGCAAGGGCGTCGACATGGCCATGCGCCTGATGGGCGAGCAGTTCGTCACCGGCGAAACCATTGCCGAGGCCCTGGCCAATGCGAGCAAGTTCGAAGCCAAGGGCTTCCGCTACTCCTACGACATGCTGGGTGAAGCTGCGCTGACTGAACACGACGCGCAGAAATACCTGGCCTCGTACGAACAAGCCATTCACTCCATCGGCAAAGCCTCCCACGGCCGTGGGATTTATGAAGGCCCGGGCATTTCCATCAAGCTGTCGGCCCTGCACCCTCGCTACAGCCGCGCCCAGTACGAGCGCGTGATGGACGAGTTGTACCCACGCCTGCTGTCCCTGACCCTGCTGGCCAAGCAATATGACATCGGCCTGAACATCGATGCCGAAGAAGCCGACCGCCTGGAACTGTCCCTGGACCTGCTCGAACGCCTATGCTTCGAGCCGCAACTGACCGGCTGGAACGGTATCGGTTTCGTGATCCAGGCCTACCAGAAACGCTGCCCGTACGTGATCGACTACGTGATCGACCTGGCGCGCCGCAGCCGTCACCGCCTGATGATCCGCCTGGTAAAAGGCGCGTACTGGGACAGCGAAATCAAGCGCGCCCAGGTCGAAGGCCTGGAAGGCTACCCGGTGTACACCCGCAAGGTGTACACCGACGTTTCCTACATCGCCTGCGCACGCAAGCTGCTGTCGGTACCGGAAGTCATCTACCCGCAGTTCGCCACGCACAACGCCCACACTCTGTCGGCCATCTACCATATTGCTGGCCAGAACTATTACCCCGGCCAGTACGAGTTCCAATGCCTGCACGGCATGGGCGAACCACTGTACGAACAGGTTGTAGGCAAAGTTTCCGAAGGCAAGCTGAACCGTCCGTGCCGCGTGTACGCTCCAGTCGGCACCCACGAAACACTGCTGGCCTACCTGGTGCGCCGCCTGCTGGAAAACGGCGCCAACACCTCGTTCGTCAACCGTATCGCCGACCAATCCATCTCGATCCAGGAACTGGTGGCCGATCCGGTGGCCAGCATCGAGCAGATGGCGACGCTGGAAGGCGGCTTCGGCCTGCCGCACCCGCGTATCCCGCTGCCGCGTGACCTGTATGGCAGCGAGCGCGCCAACTCGGCCGGTATCGACCTGGCCAACGAACATCGCCTGGCTTCGCTGTCCTGCGCCTTGCTGGCCACCGCGCACAACAACTGGAAAGCCGCGCCGATGCTCGGCTGCGCGTCGAGCAATGAAGCCGCGACGCCGGTGCTGAACCCGTCCGACCTGCGTGATGTGGTCGGCCATGTCCAGGAAGCCACCGTCGAAGACGTCGACAACGCGATCCAGTGCGCCCTCAACGCGGCACCGATCTGGCAGGCCACTCCGCCGGCCGAACGCGCCGCGATCCTGGAACGTGCCGCCGACTTGATGGAAGGCGAGATCCAGCCACTGATGGGCCTGCTGGCCCGTGAAGCCGGCAAGACCTTCGCCAACGCCATCGCTGAAGTGCGTGAAGCCGTGGACTTCCTGCGCTACTACGCCGTGCAGGCACGCAACGATTTCACCAACGATGCCCACCGCCCACTGGGCCCGGTGGTCTGCATCAGCCCATGGAACTTCCCGCTGGCGATTTTCAGCGGCCAAGTCGCCGCCGCCCTGGCTGCCGGTAACCCGGTCCTGGCCAAACCGGCCGAACAGACCCCGCTGGTCGCCGCACAAGCCGTGCGCCTGCTGCTGGAAGCCGGTATTCCGCAAGGCGTGCTGCAACTGCTGCCAGGCCAGGGCGAAAGCGTTGGTGCCCGCCTGGTCGGTGATGATCGCGTCAAAGGCGTGATGTTCACCGGTTCCACCGAAGTGGCGCGCCTGCTGCAACGCAACGTCGCCGGTCGCCTGGATGCCCAGGGACGCCCGATTCCGTTGATCGCCGAGACCGGTGGGCAGAACGCGATGATCGTCGACTCCTCGGCCCTGACTGAGCAAGTGGTGATCGACGTCGTCTCTTCGGCCTTCGACAGTGCCGGCCAGCGTTGCTCGGCCCTGCGCGTGCTGTGCCTGCAGGAAGATTCGGCCGACCGCGTCATCGAAATGCTCAAGGGCGCCATGGCGGAATGCCGCCTGGGCAATCCGGAGCGCCTGTCCGTGGATATCGGCCCGGTGATCGACGCCGAAGCCAAGGCAGGTATCGAGAAACACATCCAGGCCATGCGCGACAAAGGCCGCACCGTGTACCAGGTGGCAATTGCCGACAGCGAAGAAATCAAGCGCGGCACCTTCGTGATGCCCACCCTGATCGAGTTGGAAAGCTTCGATGAGCTGCAACGGGAGATCTTCGGCCCGGTGCTGCACGTGGTGCGCTACAAGCGCAAGGAAATCGACCAATTGATCGGCCAGATCAATGCTTCGGGCTACGGCCTGACCCTGGGCGTACACACCCGCATCGACGAGACCATCGCCAAGGTGATCGACAACGTCCATGCCGGTAACGTCTACGTCAACCGTAACATCGTCGGCGCCGTGGTCGGCGTGCAGCCGTTCGGCGGCGAAGGCTTGTCGGGCACCGGCCCGAAAGCCGGTGGCCCGCTGTACCTGTACCGCTTGCTGTCGACCCGTCCTACCGATGCGATCGAGCAATCCTTCGTGCGTGGTGATGCCCTGGCGGCCCCGGATGTACGCCTGCGTGAAGCCATGAGCCAACCGCTGACTGCCCTGAAAACCTGGGCCGACAGCAATAAGTTCAGCGACCTGAGCGTGCTGTGCAGCCAGTTCGCCGCACAATCCCAAAGCGGCATCACCCGCCTGCTGGCCGGCCCGACCGGCGAGCGCAACAGCTACGCCATCCTGCCCCGCGAGCACGTACTGTGCCTGGCCGAGGTGGAAGGCGACCTGCTCGCGCAGCTGGCGGCGGTGTTGGCCGTAGGCAGCTCGGCGGTGTGGCCGGAATCTGACCTGACCAAAGCGCTGTTCCCACGGCTGCCGAAGGAAGTTCAGGCGAAGATCCAGCGCGTGGCCGACTGGACCAAGGACGAAGTGATCTTCGATGCGGTCCTGCACCATGGCGATTCCGACCAACTGCGCGGGGTTTGCCAGCAAGTGGCCCAGCGTAGCGGCGCGATTGTCGGGGTCAACGGCTTGTCTTCGGGCGAAACCAACATCGCGTTGGAGCGCCTGGTGATCGAGCGCGCGCTGAGCGTCAACACCGCTGCGGCGGGGGGCAATGCCAGCTTGATGACCATCGGCTGA
- the putP gene encoding sodium/proline symporter PutP, with the protein MSVSNPTLITFVIYIAAMVLIGLMAYRSTNNLSDYILGGRSLGSVVTALSAGASDMSGWLLMGLPGAIYMSGLSESWIAIGLIVGAYLNWLFVAGRLRVQTEHNGDALTLPDYFSSRFEDKSGLLRIISAVVILVFFTIYCASGIVAGARLFESTFGMSYGTALWAGAAATIAYTFIGGFLAVSWTDTVQATLMIFALILTPIIVLLATGGVDTTFLAIEANDPTNFDMLKNTTFIGIISLMGWGLGYFGQPHILARFMAADSVKSIANARRISMTWMILCLGGTVAVGFFGIAYFSAHPEVAGPVTENPERVFIELAKLLFNPWIAGVLLSAILAAVMSTLSCQLLVCSSALTEDFYKAFLRKGASQIELVWVGRIMVLVVALIAIAMAANPENRVLGLVSYAWAGFGAAFGPVVLISVLWKGMTRNGALAGILVGAITVIVWKHFELLGLYEIIPGFLFASLAIYFVSKMGAPTAGMVERFTAAEKDYNLNK; encoded by the coding sequence ATGAGCGTAAGTAATCCAACCTTGATCACATTTGTGATCTACATCGCGGCAATGGTGCTGATCGGTCTCATGGCCTATCGCTCCACCAATAACCTTTCCGATTACATCCTCGGTGGTCGCAGCCTCGGCAGCGTCGTCACTGCACTCTCGGCTGGCGCCTCGGATATGAGCGGCTGGTTGTTGATGGGCCTGCCAGGTGCCATCTACATGTCGGGCCTGTCGGAAAGCTGGATCGCCATCGGCCTGATCGTCGGTGCTTACCTGAACTGGCTGTTTGTGGCTGGCCGCCTGCGCGTGCAGACCGAACACAACGGCGACGCCCTGACCCTGCCGGACTACTTCTCCAGCCGCTTTGAAGACAAAAGCGGCCTGCTGCGGATTATCTCGGCCGTGGTGATCCTGGTGTTCTTTACCATCTACTGCGCTTCCGGCATTGTTGCCGGTGCCCGTCTGTTCGAAAGCACCTTCGGCATGTCCTACGGGACGGCGCTGTGGGCCGGTGCTGCGGCGACCATTGCCTACACCTTCATCGGTGGTTTCCTGGCAGTAAGCTGGACAGATACCGTACAAGCCACCCTGATGATCTTCGCGTTGATCCTCACGCCAATCATCGTGCTGCTGGCCACAGGCGGTGTCGATACCACGTTCCTGGCCATCGAAGCGAACGATCCCACCAACTTCGACATGCTGAAAAACACCACCTTCATCGGCATTATTTCGCTGATGGGCTGGGGCCTGGGCTACTTCGGCCAGCCGCATATCCTCGCGCGTTTCATGGCGGCGGATTCGGTCAAGTCGATTGCCAATGCACGTCGTATCTCCATGACCTGGATGATCCTGTGCCTGGGCGGCACCGTGGCTGTAGGCTTCTTCGGTATTGCCTACTTCTCGGCACACCCTGAAGTCGCCGGCCCCGTGACCGAAAACCCTGAGCGTGTGTTCATCGAACTGGCCAAGCTGCTCTTCAACCCATGGATCGCGGGCGTGCTGCTGTCGGCCATTCTGGCTGCCGTGATGAGCACCCTGAGCTGCCAGTTGCTGGTGTGTTCCAGCGCCCTGACCGAAGACTTCTACAAGGCTTTCCTGCGCAAGGGCGCGTCCCAGATTGAGCTGGTCTGGGTCGGCCGCATCATGGTGCTGGTGGTTGCGTTGATTGCTATCGCGATGGCCGCCAACCCGGAAAACCGTGTGCTGGGTCTGGTGAGCTACGCCTGGGCAGGCTTCGGTGCTGCGTTCGGCCCAGTGGTGCTGATCTCGGTACTGTGGAAAGGCATGACCCGTAACGGCGCACTGGCCGGTATTCTGGTCGGCGCGATCACTGTGATTGTGTGGAAGCACTTCGAGCTACTGGGTCTGTACGAAATCATTCCAGGCTTCCTGTTCGCCAGCCTGGCGATCTACTTCGTGAGCAAGATGGGCGCCCCGACTGCCGGCATGGTTGAACGCTTCACGGCTGCCGAGAAAGACTACAACCTCAACAAGTGA
- the msrA gene encoding peptide-methionine (S)-S-oxide reductase MsrA, whose product MVLRSEILVNKNVLPTAEQALPGRDTPMTLPETHFVNGNPLLGPFLDDVGFAIFGLGCFWGAERKFWQRDGVVSTVVGYAGGFTPNPTYEEVCSGLTGHSEVVLVVYDQAKLKYEDLLKMFWELHNPTQGMRQGNDIGSQYRSVIYATTPEQLDAAKASAQAYQEELSKAGLGQITTEIEQAPTVYFAEAYHQQYLAKNPQGYCGIGGTGVTCPI is encoded by the coding sequence ATGGTCTTGCGCTCGGAAATCCTGGTGAATAAAAACGTGCTGCCTACCGCCGAACAAGCCCTGCCGGGTCGTGACACCCCGATGACGCTGCCCGAGACGCACTTCGTCAACGGTAACCCGCTGCTGGGCCCGTTCCTCGACGACGTGGGGTTTGCGATCTTTGGCCTGGGCTGTTTCTGGGGCGCCGAACGCAAGTTCTGGCAACGCGATGGCGTCGTCAGCACCGTGGTCGGCTACGCTGGCGGCTTCACGCCAAACCCAACCTATGAAGAAGTCTGCTCAGGCCTGACCGGCCACAGCGAAGTGGTGCTGGTGGTGTATGACCAGGCCAAACTCAAGTACGAAGACCTGCTGAAAATGTTCTGGGAACTGCACAACCCGACCCAGGGCATGCGCCAGGGCAATGATATCGGCAGCCAGTATCGCTCGGTGATCTACGCCACCACGCCTGAACAACTGGACGCAGCGAAGGCCAGTGCACAGGCTTACCAGGAAGAGCTGAGCAAGGCCGGCCTGGGCCAAATCACCACCGAAATCGAGCAGGCGCCGACGGTGTACTTCGCCGAGGCCTACCACCAGCAGTACCTGGCGAAAAACCCGCAGGGTTACTGCGGGATCGGCGGGACTGGCGTGACCTGCCCGATCTAA